The Setaria viridis chromosome 2, Setaria_viridis_v4.0, whole genome shotgun sequence DNA window GTATGTCCTTCACCGATGCAACTTTTGACTCATCTATGTTTGTTCAAATTTTGCTATACTCTGAGATGTCACTTGTCTTTAGTGCATTAGGTATACTTTCCATTTATAGCACATTTAGAACAGGCTGCTAAGTCAATGCGGAAGGAAAGATTTCGCAATCCCTTCTTAAAATATAAAAGATTTGCCTTCTCTACCTTTTCTAACTATCGAACAATACAGTGTCATGAACTTATGATTTGCTGGTGTCTTTATGGTCTGCGAAACTGCAATACCTCATCATTCTCTCCTTTTGACCTAGCCATTTCTGACTCACCCATTTCTCTCTTTTTGACCCAGGTTCTGGCCCTTGCATACTATACCATATCCTACTTCCCAGGAGGATCTAGTGGATTGAAATTCATCTCGTCTGGCCTCTTGTCTTCGGCGACAAGTTGTTTTGGTCGATAATGTTAGTTTGCCGTACATTTACTTGTTTTTGTATGTAGTTGCTGATCATCCCCTCGATAGAGATTtcatgaccccaacacccctcTACTCATCACGCTTGTTTCTGTCTAGACTTGGATGGGTGTTGGATATCGATTATAGAGTGAAAAGGAATTCGTGGTGTCTATGTATCTCAATGTTCCTTGTGTCTTCATTGTGCAAAGAAATTTGTTACTCCCATCGGGCTCGAGGCACGGACGCTCTGGGCCGATGTTGTGTCTTCATTGTGCGAAGAATTGCTGATACCCGAAGTGGCATTGAGCCTACAAATTTATAATTTCTGAAgacttcattttcttttttgctaaCTTAATTTTGAGGTTTTCTTTACCCATTTCCAGCTGGAATGCACACGTACTCAAAATCTATTCGAAAATTTGCCAAATTCGAAAAGAAATTCGAAAACTCTCACATACTCGAAGCGGCGAATTTGAGCCCAGGATATAACCAGTAAATGGTTGGCCCATTActctgaaaaaaaaagggttgcGAACGCAAAGCAGCAAAGCATTTTTACCACCAGACAGACCCCAAGCCCAAACACCACAGACGGGCCCCATGCACATCAGTTTTCGACGGGGGCCCATCGGATGATGCATTTGGGGCGGCCCGCCGCACGAGCAGAAATGGCGGCAAAACGAGACCGACGGAGGGAAAACATTCCCCATTTCCCTACGCCGTCGGGGCCAGGTGCTTTTTTGAGTTGGCATTTGGTTGATTGCACGTTGTACTTCCTAATCTGTGAAAGGATGATCGAGCACAACCAAATTCGATCTGTTGTATGCTTAAAATTTCCCTGCTAAAATCCATGGCCCTTGGTGACACGGGCCTAATGTGTTAATGATCTTACTATGCCGTGTTGCTGATCCCCGTACGTACTGGCCATACTGCAGTTGCAATCAGTATGTCTCAAGTCCCAGAGCAAATGCAATTCTGTAGTTTCAGAAGTTGCAGCTTTCAAGTCCGGCCGTTGCTGCAAATCCACGATTATTAGTTGCCTGGCGCCACCCAGTGCTGCAGAGTGTTTGTTTTTCACACATGTGATCAGAGTGCACCGACACAATGCGATGCACCTCATGCTTCCAAGGCCTTCCATTCCTTCCCGGCCGCGTGTTGCGCGTGTCTGAATTGAATTCCACGTGCTCAGTGTTGGAGGAACATCGATCGCTCAGTGCCTCCAATCATTTCTGTCATGGTGACAAATTCTTGATGCTGTTCTGCATCCATGGGGAATGCATGGTATGATCTCTAAAAAGCCCTGAAAAGGGACTGGCCATGAACTGAAACACTTCTGGACCCATCGATCATTTCGGAGAGAGAAGAATCAGAGAGAGCGTCGCATCGTGAACGGCAGCCACAAGAGCCTCACATTGGGtccaagaaaagaagagaggaaTTGGCCAGCTGTTCGATATAAAACAAAAGAGAATGAGAAATAAAGCCGTTGTACCAGAGATCTTTCTGAAGAAATTAAACCTGATTGTGTAGCAGTACTGTAGCTGGCCTGGATGCATGACTCCACCCTTTTGTCCAGCTTGACCAGACGACCAAATGATTGAATAGACAAACTACTTACTCGAGTCTTTCCTCAGGCAACCTTAGTGGCACTTATGTTCAGTAGTTGAATAAATGGCAAGAAGCTGCATACAACTTCGATGCCATGACTGACAAGGTTTATTTTCTTGGTTGTCGTCTGTCGAATAAAAGTTTCGACAAAGAAAAGTAGTTGTCATTTTTCTTTGATGAAAATGGTACGGTGTTCTTTCTCGACCACAGGTGATCAATCTGGTTCTCTGAcggattcctttttttttctataaaagAAACCTATACAGCAATTTTACCACACATTGCTACGTCCTTTCGTTGCTGTGCGTTTGTCGGTGGGATGCCATTGGTTGGCTGCATCCAGCTACGCTTGGCGCACACGCACTGACTTGGATCAATcgatgttcatttttttttaccccTCTCGTTCATTGTTAACCGGACATGGCGATCGATCGCCTGGCCCGGCCGACGACATCGATCGAACTGCCGCGTGCTCGTATACTCTATTCACTTCTCTTCCTCCGAATGATTTCTGAAACGATATTCCATTCGATTCCATCTGAAACTTCTGAAGAGGATGCCAGATGCCAGGAAGGAGGCCGTCTTTCAGGACCCTGGCTCCAACCACCGTTGATCGAGAAGAATGGCAGCACCATACATGCAGAGCATATACGTGCAACAACCAACAGCTAGCACATGCACGCATGCCACGCTGGCGGACCGGACATGCACAGGCGTGGTGGTGGGCCCCCCGTGTCCAGGTCCCTCCCCTGTTGACCATCTCGCCTCGACGCGCTGACATGACGCTGCAAGCTGGACTACCAGCCAACACGTACTCCTaccttcctcctctccgcctGTTCGCCACCAGCGATTCCCGTTGCCGTCTCTACCACAGCCCACAGGCCCCTCCCTATAAAgaaactccggccaccccctcGAGCATTCTTGTCACGGCACcgcacggcgcggcggctcCTCTCCGTCGATCCAGCTCGATCGATCTCCCGCTCCAATCatcaggccgccgccgccgcccgccgctgcccgtTGCGTGCGTTCCATTTGGGAGCTAGGGATTGGGAGGCATGTGTGCAAATGATTGGGAGGCCGGGATGATTGGTTGGTTAGCGGCTTAGCGCATGTGCCCGTCAACCGATGGTCATCGTCTAAGTATaggcatcgtcgtcgtcgccgtccgtcCGTCCCGGCCGAccctccgcgcgcgcgcgtccgTCCCGCGCCTGCCCCAACTTtatcctcccctcccccgcccccACAAACACCTCCGGCGCGCGGTGGTGGCACCCTccccacgcttgccaccacccCTGCCCCTCCCGTCCGGTCCGCTCCTCCCCATGGCGAGGACCTGGACGATGGCagacgcctccgccgccggcctccgccgccgctccctggcgctcctccttcttctcctcgtcgccgccggccacgccgtCGCGGGGGCGTCGGGCATCCGGGTCGACCCCATCCGCCTCCCCTCGTCGGCGGCGTTCCGGGAGGCCCCCGCGTTCCGGAACGGGGACGAGTGCCCGCCGCCGGGCTCCCCGGAGGGCCGCGTCGACGTCGCCATGACGCTGGACGCCAACTACCTCCGTGGCACCATGGCCGCCGTCTTCTCCATCCTGCAGCACACGGCGTGCCCGGAGAGCGTCGCGTTCCACTTCCTCCTGGCGGCGCGCCGGGGCCGAGATCGGGATGGGCAGCCGGACCCGCTGGCGGCGATCCGCGCCACGTTCCCGTACCTGGAACCCAGCGTCCACCGCTTCGACCCGTCGCGGGTGCGGGGCCGCATCTCGCGATCCGTGCGCCACGCGCTGGACCAGCCGCTCAACTACGCACGCATCTACCTCGCCGACACGGTCCCCGCCGGCGTGCGCCGGGTCATCTACCTCGACTCCGACGTCGTGGTCGTCGACGACGTCCGCAAGCTCTGGTCCGTGGACCTGGAGGGGCACGTCGTGGCGGCGCCCGAGTACTGCCACGCCAACTTCACCAAGTACTTCACCGACGCCTTCTGGTCCGACGCCGACCTCAGCGCCACCttccgcggccgccggccgtgcTACTTCAACACGGGCGTCATGGTGATGGACGTGGCCAAGTGGCGCCTCGGGGGTTACACCAGGCGGGTGGAGGAGTGGATGGCCGTGCAGAAGCGGAAGCGGATCTACCACCTGGGCTCGCTGCCGCCGTTCCTGCTCGTGCTCGCCGGCGACATCAAGGCCGTCGACCACCGGTGGAACCAGCACGGGCTCGGCGGCGACAACATGGAGGGGAAGTGCCGGAGCCTGCACCCGGGGCCCATCAGCCTGCTGCACTGGAGCGGCAAGGGCAAGCCATGGCTGCGCCTCGACTCCAGGAAGCCATGCACCGTCGACTACCTCTGGGCGCCATACGAC harbors:
- the LOC117843128 gene encoding probable galacturonosyltransferase-like 4 is translated as MCPSTDGHRLSIGIVVVAVRPSRPTLRARASVPRLPQLYPPLPRPHKHLRRAVVAPSPRLPPPLPLPSGPLLPMARTWTMADASAAGLRRRSLALLLLLLVAAGHAVAGASGIRVDPIRLPSSAAFREAPAFRNGDECPPPGSPEGRVDVAMTLDANYLRGTMAAVFSILQHTACPESVAFHFLLAARRGRDRDGQPDPLAAIRATFPYLEPSVHRFDPSRVRGRISRSVRHALDQPLNYARIYLADTVPAGVRRVIYLDSDVVVVDDVRKLWSVDLEGHVVAAPEYCHANFTKYFTDAFWSDADLSATFRGRRPCYFNTGVMVMDVAKWRLGGYTRRVEEWMAVQKRKRIYHLGSLPPFLLVLAGDIKAVDHRWNQHGLGGDNMEGKCRSLHPGPISLLHWSGKGKPWLRLDSRKPCTVDYLWAPYDLYKAAATALEE